From a region of the Nitrospirota bacterium genome:
- a CDS encoding HAMP domain-containing sensor histidine kinase produces MRSLFWIALFLLLPSPAWAFVPHGYPGIFIHQMGHVFFIISCLFVMWTIFKNRLHKEKGWRYLFTSQILFIAWNVDTFIGHITEYWIEESQIIGTREGWGYFWRDIVLEGWDHLYYITKFDHLYLVPAMLLFYQGLVEHLREEGKGATAAAAVLPLFPVVFIDVAGSVAMIVLSFFSLCAAIKLYRTNRENTLWNYVLWLSATYVIFALSRSMGHILQRVLVPTGNEQVWRQIEPFSGSLNTFTFIVIGSVSLFFSKVYAFYRELFENKRRIEAINADLTELNQELETLVAERTMSLMALTVADRVRNPAAVIGWTCQRILEKEKVSERLGENLKDIVDESKKLETIVKDFETLLKSKQSIFRYEDINEIIRGVVPIVEKEAIDKGITIRLGLSDQPIKINTQKNLLRAAIFHIIRNAIEATPSGGTITITTSGDHTRAVLTISDTGAGISPEDRDKIFDPFFSTKRYRFGMGLPLVRQIVSEHLGEIEIQSEEGKGTSFIITFPVRWLDKK; encoded by the coding sequence ATGAGATCACTTTTTTGGATAGCGCTCTTTCTGCTGCTGCCGTCTCCGGCCTGGGCCTTTGTGCCGCACGGCTATCCGGGGATCTTCATTCACCAGATGGGGCATGTCTTTTTCATCATCTCCTGCCTCTTCGTCATGTGGACGATCTTCAAGAACCGGCTGCACAAGGAGAAGGGATGGAGATATCTCTTCACCTCCCAGATCCTGTTCATCGCATGGAATGTCGATACGTTCATCGGCCATATCACCGAGTACTGGATCGAGGAGTCGCAGATCATCGGCACCCGGGAGGGATGGGGATACTTCTGGCGCGATATCGTGCTCGAAGGCTGGGACCATCTCTACTATATAACCAAGTTCGATCACCTCTATCTCGTGCCTGCGATGCTGCTCTTCTACCAGGGGCTGGTGGAGCATCTCCGGGAGGAGGGGAAAGGCGCGACTGCTGCCGCAGCGGTGCTGCCGCTCTTCCCGGTGGTCTTCATCGATGTAGCCGGTTCCGTCGCTATGATCGTCCTCTCCTTCTTCTCCCTCTGCGCCGCTATAAAGCTCTACCGGACCAACAGGGAGAACACGCTCTGGAACTATGTGCTCTGGCTCTCCGCCACCTATGTCATCTTCGCCCTCTCGCGCTCCATGGGCCATATCCTGCAGCGGGTCCTCGTCCCCACGGGAAACGAGCAGGTATGGAGGCAGATAGAACCGTTCAGCGGCAGCCTCAACACCTTTACCTTCATCGTGATCGGCTCGGTCAGCCTCTTCTTCTCGAAGGTCTACGCCTTTTACCGGGAGCTCTTCGAGAACAAGCGGAGGATCGAGGCGATCAACGCGGACCTGACCGAGCTGAACCAGGAGCTCGAGACCCTCGTCGCCGAACGGACCATGAGCCTCATGGCCCTCACCGTCGCCGACCGGGTGCGGAACCCCGCTGCCGTGATCGGGTGGACCTGCCAGCGCATCCTCGAAAAGGAGAAGGTTTCGGAGCGGCTCGGAGAGAACCTGAAAGATATCGTCGACGAATCGAAAAAGCTCGAGACCATCGTCAAGGATTTCGAGACGCTGCTCAAGAGCAAACAGTCGATCTTCAGGTACGAGGACATCAACGAGATCATACGGGGGGTCGTCCCCATCGTCGAGAAAGAGGCGATCGATAAAGGCATCACCATCCGGCTGGGCCTTTCCGATCAGCCGATCAAGATCAACACCCAGAAGAATCTCCTCAGGGCCGCGATCTTTCATATCATCCGCAACGCCATCGAGGCCACCCCTTCGGGCGGCACGATCACCATCACCACTTCCGGCGACCACACCAGGGCCGTGCTCACCATCTCGGATACCGGCGCCGGAATCTCTCCGGAAGACCGGGACAAGATATTCGACCCCTTCTTCAGCACCAAGCGTTACCGTTTCGGCATGGGTCTCCCCCTGGTCAGGCAGATCGTCTCGGAACACCTCGGGGAAATCGAAATTCAGAGCGAAGAGGGCAAGGGCACGTCCTTCATCATCACCTTCCCGGTGCGGTGGCTCGACAAGAAGTAG
- a CDS encoding TVP38/TMEM64 family protein: MIVGGITLVLYTSGLAHFFLNKQKLLHFLDTLGPLSFLGFIILQVAQVVAAPIPGEVTGLLGGFLYGPVLGIVLSTIGLTIGSYAAFALARAFGRPFVERVVDKATMKRFDYLLHHKGAFLVFLLFLIPGFPKDYLCYILGLGHLTTSEFLIIGGTGRLFGTILLTLGGTYIRHHQYGRFSILIGVAVVVILLAMAYRDKLERLFRVLHIKGYKKRKAKRLYKES; this comes from the coding sequence GTGATCGTCGGGGGCATTACCCTGGTGCTGTATACGTCGGGGCTCGCCCACTTTTTCCTGAACAAACAGAAACTGCTCCACTTCCTCGATACACTGGGGCCCCTCTCGTTCCTCGGCTTCATCATTCTCCAGGTGGCGCAGGTTGTTGCAGCGCCTATCCCCGGGGAAGTGACCGGCCTCCTCGGCGGATTCCTGTACGGCCCTGTTCTCGGGATCGTGCTCTCGACGATCGGGCTGACCATCGGCTCGTACGCCGCCTTTGCGCTCGCCCGCGCCTTCGGCCGTCCTTTCGTCGAACGGGTCGTCGACAAGGCGACGATGAAACGCTTCGATTATCTCCTGCACCACAAGGGCGCCTTTCTCGTCTTTCTGCTCTTCCTCATCCCCGGCTTTCCCAAGGATTATCTCTGTTATATCCTCGGCCTGGGGCACCTGACCACGAGCGAGTTCCTCATCATCGGGGGCACGGGGAGGCTCTTCGGCACCATCCTCCTGACCCTCGGAGGCACCTATATCCGCCATCACCAGTACGGCCGCTTCTCGATCCTCATCGGCGTCGCCGTTGTCGTCATCTTGCTGGCCATGGCCTATCGTGACAAGCTCGAAAGGCTCTTCAGGGTATTGCATATCAAGGGATACAAGAAGAGGAAGGCAAAACGCCTCTATAAGGAATCATGA
- a CDS encoding slipin family protein, with protein sequence MWASPLISVVFVLLVIFYFLSSAIKILKEYERGVVFRLGRVIPVKGPGLVIIWPIIDKMVKVSLRTVTMDVPPQDIITKDNITVKVNAVIYFRPIDPIRAVTEVEDFYYATSQIAQTTLRSILGQSQLDDLLTKRDELNAELQRVIDDQTEPWGVKVSAVEVKNVDLPSEMLRAIAKQAEAERERRAKVIHAEGEFQAAQKLADAAKIISSEPVTLQLRFLQTLTEIATEKNSTIVFPVPIDILKPFMDRLGGGTGGTPKA encoded by the coding sequence ATGTGGGCATCCCCTTTGATAAGCGTGGTATTCGTTCTCCTCGTCATATTCTATTTTCTTTCGAGCGCTATCAAAATACTGAAGGAGTATGAGCGCGGCGTCGTCTTCAGGCTCGGCAGGGTCATACCCGTCAAGGGCCCGGGACTCGTCATCATATGGCCGATCATCGATAAAATGGTGAAGGTGAGCCTGCGGACCGTGACCATGGACGTCCCCCCCCAGGATATCATCACCAAGGACAATATCACGGTCAAGGTGAATGCGGTCATCTATTTCAGGCCCATCGACCCGATCAGGGCGGTTACCGAAGTGGAGGACTTTTATTATGCCACCTCGCAGATCGCACAGACGACCCTGCGGAGCATACTCGGCCAGAGCCAGCTCGACGACCTGCTTACGAAGAGGGATGAGCTGAACGCCGAGCTCCAGAGGGTCATCGACGACCAGACCGAACCGTGGGGCGTCAAGGTGTCGGCGGTCGAGGTGAAGAACGTCGATCTCCCGAGCGAGATGCTGCGGGCGATCGCGAAACAGGCGGAAGCCGAGCGGGAGCGGAGGGCGAAGGTCATCCATGCCGAGGGCGAGTTCCAGGCAGCGCAGAAGCTCGCCGATGCGGCCAAGATCATCTCGTCGGAGCCGGTGACGCTGCAGCTGCGCTTTCTCCAGACACTCACCGAGATAGCGACCGAAAAGAATTCCACTATCGTATTCCCTGTTCCCATCGATATCCTGAAGCCGTTCATGGATCGGCTGGGCGGCGGGACCGGCGGGACGCCGAAGGCCTGA